gaagaggaaagctggcaggagctgcaggtgcaGAAGTACCACTGCCACCCCAAGTACAGGAGGCGCGAGGAGGGGCACGACATCCTCCTGCTGGAGGTGCCACTGGAGCTgggggggctgggagggggaCAGCCCTGGTCACGCTGCATCCAAAGGCAAAACAcccatttctgtgttttctgccacccagctgaaaagcaaagccaTCGTGAACGACCGCGTGAGGCCCATCTCCTTCCCAAACACGAGGTTTCCTGGAGGGCTGATGTGCAGCGTCGCCGGGTGGGGGCACGGAGCCTCCAACGCTGCCCTCTGTGAGGCCAACGTCACCGTCAGCAAACAGCGGGACTGCCTCCCCATCTACCTCGGCCTCGCCGACCACGTCCTGTGtgccaagagcagcagcaacggGGTTCCTGACAAGGTTGGTGCGACGGGAccccgggggggggggctgctctcagtgcgTTCTGCGGGGCATGGAGAGATGCTGAgttgcagcagtggctgtgctgctcccaaaCTGGGTTCTGCCCTTTGAAAGCTCCGTTCCCGTATCAGTTCTTTGCTGTTCCACCCTCCTCCCCTTCTTACAGAGCTATACTGGGTGTCCCCTCGTGTGCAACAACAGAGCCTACGGGATCTACTCCTACCCCTACCGGCAGCCCATGTCCTTCTACACAGACATCAGCCCCTACCTGCCCTGGATCAACCACGTCATGAAGTCCTGAGGTCGCAGCGATTGCTCTCACCCTTGCGGTGCCCAATGCTCTCCTGCTGCCGCTTCCATCCTCCCCAGGGAAGCCCCCCTGGGATCCCCCTTCTGGTGTAGAGCCCTGTTTTAGGCTGCACACCCAaaggaggggctgcagctctcaggaCCCAGCGAGCGTCTCCTCCTCCCCGCTGTGTGACACCCGGCTGCTTTCATTCCCCACCCATTTGTGACACCCTCCATCCTTTCCCTGCCTCGTTTcccccctcctgctgcagctctgttgtAGTAAAGACGTAAAACCAATAAAGAGCATCTGCTTTCAAGTCCTTTTCCCTGCTGTGACGTGGATCTGTGGCAGCCTTTGGctccagccctgagcagctcGGGGATGGGGGGCTTCCCCCCAGGCTGCACCCTGTGCCTTGTCCTCTCCTcgccctgcactgcagcagaggtgCTCAGGATggccctccctgctgcaggggcTCATTCATGCAGAGCTGCAAAGCACGCAGTGTGCATGCACTGCAATTCCCTCTGAGACACTCAGGGTGAGTTAAAGGGGCCCTGAGCCCCGGTGGGGCGGTGGGTGTCccatctgcagcagggagggcaaCCAGATGGCCTTcgggggtcccttccagtcctCCCAAACCCAGCTCAGAACACcctggggaggaggagaggcacacagagcagtgatgcagagcagtgctgtgggttCCCCATGCACACAGTGCCCTCTTCGGGTgctcacagaaacacaaaacggccggggttggaagggtccccAAGGGccgtgaatctccaaccccccaccacagcagggccaccaacctccccatttcacagcagcccaggctgcccagggccccatccaacccggccttgaacacctccagggatggacggggcatcacagcctctctgggcagctgttcagcacctcaccactctcacagcacagaacttcccctgacatccaacctccatctgccctccctccattcaaaccatttccccttgtcctgctgtcatctcgCCTTGCacagagtt
The DNA window shown above is from Lagopus muta isolate bLagMut1 chromosome 26, bLagMut1 primary, whole genome shotgun sequence and carries:
- the LOC125685052 gene encoding granzyme G-like, with product MQHPQRLLLTVLLLAWPLDTAGHSWSRLDQDSQAVAQSRPYMAYLRGRDGGFCGGFLVAPGWVMTAAQCFSHRPLTVILGARDIQREEESWQELQVQKYHCHPKYRRREEGHDILLLELKSKAIVNDRVRPISFPNTRFPGGLMCSVAGWGHGASNAALCEANVTVSKQRDCLPIYLGLADHVLCAKSSSNGVPDKSYTGCPLVCNNRAYGIYSYPYRQPMSFYTDISPYLPWINHVMKS